CAACCGGGTATTTTCCCAGATTGAGTGTATCAAGGATTGATGTATGGAACTTCAGGAAGCAAAACAAGCGGTACTGGAGGCAACGAAGAAATTGGTTGCCTCGCAGTTGGTTGCAAGAACATGGGGAAATATCAGCTGTAGGGTAGGGGAAGAACATTTTCTAATTACCCCCAGTGGTAAGTCCTATGAGCACCTGACGGAGGACCAATTGGTATTGGTCTCGCTGGAGGGACTAGCGTATACAGGCTCCCTGAAACCTTCCTCCGAGAAAGGAATCCATGCCTTGGTCTATAGAACGCATCCCCAAGTAAACTGTGTCATACACACCCATCAGGAGATGGCTTCTCTGATGAGTCTGGTTGGCAATGACCTATCCATCAGCGATGAGTGGAGAGAATTGCTTGGAGAGATCATACCCACCTCACGATATGGATTACCAGGTACCAAGGCATTGATGAATCAGGTAGGCAGGATACTAAAGGGCTATGCAAGCCCTGCAGTCCTGATGGCTAACCATGGTGCACTCTGTTTTGGATCCAGTCCTCAAGAGGCTTTCAGCATTGCTGAAGCCTTGGAAGGAGTATGTAAGGAGCAGGTCTTCAGGCTCTCCCCACTTCTATCTTCTCTCAATGGGGAGGTGCAAATACGTGCTTTTGCAAGGAGAGATGGAGAGGAAGTGACGTATACAACCAATGATTCTCCTTCATTGCAGGCAATGGGGAACCAGATAATGAAGAGTAAGAAGGATTGCAATTATATCCTCTTGCTTACCTCCCAGGAGGTTCTGGAGGTAAGCGAAAGAGGTAAAACATTGCATGCGTTTCTCGACGATTTCGCACAGATTGCCGGTCCTTCCGTAGAGATAGTTCAAGAGAAACCTACTGGCTTTCACGGTCTCAAGCATCGCGATGCGCTGATTGTGCAAAAAGTAGGGGCGTTTTGTATGGGCAGCAGTGAATCGGAGGCTCATGCGGTAGCGACACTGGTCCAGAAGAACAGCAAAGCCGCATTGCTTAGGCTCTCTTGTGCACAGGTGAAACCACTTCCTTATCTGGATACCCATCTGATGCGGTATGTGTACAAGGAGAAGTATGCTAAGCTTGCCTGTTCATCCACGAAGAGTACAGGCAGCACTTCATGAACATATTTGTAAGTATTACTAATAGATATAAAATAGTTATTCTTGTCCTTTAACGTGTAAAATTTCGACAATTTTCGCCTATTGACAGATATCCTGTATTGGTTTTCAATCAGAGCAGAATTATGATTGTGCTAGTAGCTATATATAAGGAGCTTTGATATCAAACAGAAAAAACCATCTACCAAACGTAAACTTGACTTTGACATACATCCTGTGGTATTTTTCACCTCCGCTTCCCTTATCATAGGATTTGTCATTGTTTCGGTATTCTTCAACGAGATGCTGGGGAATATATTCAACCCTCTCCTTAATGGAATCTCAACCAACGCCGGTTGGTTTTTCACGCTGGCAGTGAACATTATCCTGCTGTTCGTGCTCTATCTGATGTTCAGCCGTTATGGGGATATACGACTGGGAGGGGACGATGCTGAACCGGATTTCAGTACTCTCAGCTGGTTTGCCATGCTCTTCTCCGCTGGAATGGGTATAGGCCTGCTCTTCTACGGTGTGGCAGAACCAATGTTCCATTTTATGGTTCCCCCGGTTCCTGCTGATTCTGCGGCCGAAGCTGCACAGAATGCCATGAAGTATACATTCCTCCACTGGGGTCTGCATCCATGGGCAATTTACGCACTGGTTGCGCTTGCCTTGGCTTTCTTCAGTTTCAATAAGGGCCAACCGCTGTCCATCAGATCAATTTTCTATCCAATTCTTGGTGAGAAGATCAACGGGGGATGGGGTAATCTGATAGACATCCTGGCAACCATCGCTACGTTGTTTGGTGTTGCCACCTCCCTCGGATTTGGTGTACAGCAGATCAATGCAGGACTGAATCACCTCACCGGTCTCGAGCAGAGCCCTCTTGTGCAGCTGTTTCTTATAGCAGGGATTACCACGATTGCCACAATCTCAGTAGTCAGGGGTCTTGATGCCGGTATTAGAAAACTTTCAGAGCTCAATATTTGGCTTGCTCTTGCACTGTTGTTGTTTGTATTCGTCTTTGGCCCTACGCTCTTTATTGCAAACGGGTTTGTCGAGAATATTGGTGCTTATCTCTCTTCGTTCGCTGAGATAGCTACATGGAATGAAACATTTGAGAATGCATCCTGGCAGAATGACTGGACTGTCTTCTACTGGGCTTGGTGGATCGCTTGGTCTCCCTTTGTGGGCATGTTTATTGCTCGTGTCTCCAGGGGCAGGACCATCCGGGAATTCCTTATGGGAGTACTTTTGATCCCGACACTCGTTACCTTCTTGTGGATCACTGTATTTGGTAATTCTGCCCTCTATATTGACCTATTCAAGGGAGGTAATCTTGGCCAAGGGGTAACCGAGAATGTACCGCTTTCTCTCTTCCTTCTGTTGGAACATTTCCCGCTCTCTTCAGTTCTATCTGTTCTTGGGGTATTGGTTGTGGTGAGTTTCTTTGTCACCTCATCTGATTCCGGTTCCATGGTAATCGATATCATTACAGCTGGTGGTAATCCAGATCCACCAATTCCCCAGCGGCTTTTTTGGGCAATCCTGGAAGGTGTGGTGGCAGCTGCCCTGTTACTCAGTGGAGGCCTTGTTGCGCTCCAGTCAGCGGTCATTGCAACTGGGCTCCCCTTTGCGGTAGTCCTGCTTCTGCTTACCTATAGCCTTAAGAAGGGCTTGAACGAGTATACCGGGGTGCAGACGTTCTCTGTGAAAACGGGAAAACTGAAGACCCGTCATTTCCAGATTGAGAGTGGAGAGGCTCCTCTTGTGAGATTCCATAAGAAATCCAAGAAAAAAAAGCAGGAGGAAACGAATGTTTAAACAGATCAGTCAAAAATATGCAGGTGGATGCTTTTTCTTGTTACGACAGCAAGAGGATGTAGTGGTCTTTCTGGGAACGGCCTTTCTCGTACATGAACAGGGATATCTCCTTACTGCCACCTACTTGCTGGAAGAGAACTATGAGGGTTTGATGGTAGCTCGACCCAGCAATCCAGAGGCGTTCTCTCCACTCAGTCTTGATGTGGTCCAGGCAATCCCTGTGGAGGTTATCAAAGCCGATCATACAACCAATACTGCGCTGATTCATTTCACGAAGCCCCTGATCATCGATACCCCTGACCATATGGTAGGAAATGTTGAGTCCGTACAACTGGGTTCTTCGGTACTTGGATTTGGATTCCCTTTCGGACATGAGGACCTTCAGAACCTTGCAGTACAGAGTGGAATTATTGCCTCTAAAGTTTCACTCAGGGATTCTGTGAATCTTTTTCTGTTCGACCGAGCCATGCATACTGGGATGGCAGGAGGTCCGCTGGTCAATTATGACGATGGAAGAGTCATTGGTATCATGATGGGCCTTTTTGTTCCAAAAGAAGAGGGTGGGGATTTTGTCAGGGGGTCCCTTCCAGGGTATGAATCAAGTTTCAGTTATGCCATCTCGATCGAGTATGGAAAGGCTATGCTTGAGGAGTTGGGATTGACGTTACGATAGTTTTTGTCGCTTTCTCAATTTTTTGAATTATATGCATTGTTTGGTAATGAGATACTGAACAGTGCATATTTTGTCTATAAATGGGAAAGAATGTGTTTGAAGGTGAGTAATCATCTTAAGGCAAACTGCTCCTTTATATACGCTATCCGTTGGCCTATGATCATTTGGGTATAGCTGCTTTTATAGTTCAGCTCAAACCCATGGACAGTCCCCTCAGTTTTCACCAGATATACGTCAATACCCGTTTTTTTGAGTTTGTTTGCGTACTCGATTGCCTCATCCCTGAGACAGTCGAACTCATTGACCTCAATATAGGTATTTGGCAATCCTTCCAATGAGGTAATCTCATTTGGGGAGGCGTATGAATCCTTTTCCCCTGCAAGGTAGAGTTTCCACATCTTGGCATTGAGCTTTGCGTTCCAGATAGGGGTATCAACATATTGCTGCATGGAATCAGTGGATAGCCTTGCATCCAGGACCGGATAGATAAGCATCTGGAACTGTGGTATCTGCTGTGAGCGATCCCTGATCAAATGCGTCAATCCTGAGGCCAGCGCACCTCCAGCACTATCCCCATAGATTGCGATACGACCAGGATCGATGGAGAGTTCCTTTGTGTGTTCTTCTATCCAGCGATAGACTGAAAAGCAGTCTTCCAGTCCGTAAGGGTATGGATACCTTGGTGCCAATCGATAATCAGCCATGACTACTTTGCAAGAGCATCCGAGAGCAAAATCAATGATCAATTGCTTATGGTGGTCGGCAGCAGGGAGTGCAAATGCCCCTCCATGTAAGAAGAGAATGCAAGGAGCATTTGGCTCAATAGACTTGGGACTGAACAACTCTATTGTTATGGGATATCCATCATGAGCAATACAGGTTTCTCTCTTATGCATGAGTGTCTCAGGGATGGATCGCCGTACATATGCAGAGCGGGTCAACCTTTGCAGCAATGGTAGTAAAGGTGCATAGAAAGGAATACTCATCTGCAACGTATGAAAATCTTCATGTACCGGATACTTCTTCATGTTGTCACTCACTAGCTGTAGGATGCTGAATCATATCATGAAACCAAATCTCAGCATACAGAGCACCTCCTGGGGAAAGGAGGTGCACAGAAAAGAGCTTAACCCTGTTTTCAATCCAAGTACGCCTTGAATGCAACACTGTTGAAGGAACCGCTTAATGTGTGAGGTTCGATATCAAATATTCTTCTATGTGGAATGTAACGATATCCGTGCACAAATTGGATGGAGACTCCCTGGAAGATGTTCACTTCAAGTCCGGTAGCGACCGTGCCATGCATTACATACTCGAGGTTTGACATGACATACTCATCATCCTCACTGATTAGGTGTCCGATAGCCATGGTTCCAATTCCAGCTTGGACAAAGGGGTTGAATGCTGCATCATGGAACATTCTGGCAGTTACTGCCAAGCCGCTGCTGAAAGCAAACGTTGCTTCTGTTTCGGTGATATCAACACCAAAATTTTCTCCAGGAAAATTCGAAAGCGGTTCAATTCTTGCGAATATTTCAGTGGATGTCCGGCTTGAAAGCTTGCTTCCAACGGTAATACCAACATTTGGCACTTCCTGTTCTTCTACCACACTATGGCCATAATCGATGCCGAGGTAGATACGAGGCGATAGGTATTCACACCTGTCTGCTGCGAAAAGGGTTGTCATCGTGGTGAATGCGATGATCATGAGTACAGCAAGCTGTTTCGTACTGTTTTTGTTCATAATAATGCTTATCTCTCCATAGAATTTTGGAGGTCTTCACGAACTCCTGCTTGTATTTTGCAATAATCGTGCCAAAGTAAGAAACCATGGGAAATAGAGCGAAAAGAACCTGCACATCACATGGTGACTACCCCTGAATGGTAAAATCGACCAACTGAAAGGGGGAATTTACCAAAACAGTAAAAGATATTTATTTCTTTTTGCATACTCCATACAGTATATTTTTCTACCCTGATACGATACAAATAGATACAATACTATGTTCTGGGAGATGAAACATGTTGGTTCTGATTATTTCATTGGTTGTGCTTCTTTCGAGTTGTACCACCACGTACGTAGGCGAAGCAGAGACAGGGATTGTGCAAATACCCTCACGTGATGGGTACTTAATCGAAGGATTCCTCTCCATGCCCGATGATGGGAATGCTGAAACGCTGGTTGTGTATGTCAATGGTTCTGGCCCGAATACCTATGATAACAAGCGAATGCTGGATGAGAAAAAACAGTTCACCTATTTTGATCTCTTCCGCGATGAGTTCAATGCACGTGATATAGCATTCTTCAGTTACAATACCCGTGGGGTCACCTCTTCAGATGAACCACCGTACTTTACTTCAGTTGATGACATTGTCTACAGAAGCTATACGCCTCATGCAAGTGTGAATGATGTTGTTGCAATTGTTGAACAGCTGAGAGAGTACAAAGGGCTACAGAATGCAAAGGTCCTCCTCCTGGGATGGAGTGAAGGTACCTTGATCGCTCCCTTGGTGTCACTGAAGACGGATGTTGACGTACTCATCCTCTGTGGCTTTATGTATGACGATATGATGAGTATTCTCGATTGGCAGCAAACAGGTGGGTCAAGTATGGTCTTCTACCGCAACTACTTTGACTACAACAAGGATGGGATTGTATCACCCGAGGAATTTGCTGAAGACAGAAACGGGATTGCAGCACATTTCGGTGTTACCTATGACTACATGGACCAGGACAAGAGCGGAGTCATGGATGAAAAAGATTTTGCCATCATGCTAGAACCAACCAGGAATGAGCTATACCGGGCCATCGAAGAGAGAGATCGAGAGTACTTAAAGCATTCCTATGGGGTATATCTTACCCCAGAATGGTTTGATGCACACAAGATGATGCCCACCAACCAAGAAATCCTTCCATTTGTTGACATTCCGATCCATATCATCCATGGGACCTTTGACCAGAACGCTCGGGTAGAGGGCGTCTATGAAGTCAAGGAATTGTTTGAGCAATTGGGAAAAGAGAACCTAACCATCTCTGTCCATGAAGGGTACAACCATGATCTGAACTACATGGACTATGTTTTCACTGAAGAAATACCTGAAGGATTAGCTGAAATTTTTACTACAGCTGAAACATTGTAATACTCGGTGAAGGTGAGCCCAGGGGGATTCTCTATCTCATCCCCCTGGGATCGTTCTTTTTCATCTCTTGCTTCTGTACATACATCTTATGGTCTGCAATATTGCTTAGCTCATCAGCAGTCATCCCAGGCAGTGGTGAGTGGTACCCGTAGCTGAAACGTAGGTTATTGATGAGTGGGTTGTCATTCTGCTGCAAATGCCTCTTCATCATCTCGATGATAGCTTCAACATTACCAGACTCGAATATTGCTGCAAATTCATCCCCTCCAAGTCTGAAGGCAAGTCCCTTGTGGGCAAATGCTCTCTTGAGTGCCTTGGCAAAGCAGATCAATGTATAGTCTCCCATTTCATGGCCATATTTGTCATTGATCTCCTTGAAATAGTTCAGGTCAAACACAATCAGTGAGAACTGTTTGTTTCCTTGAAGCAGGTGCTGTATATATGCATCATAACTGTTTCGGTTGTAGAGTTTGGTTAGGTAATCCTCATCGGAGGGTGTGGATTCGAGGAATACATAGATAACAAACAGTGCCAATGCAATTGATGTCCAGGAAAAATGTAACTTGGAATTACTGAGTTGGAGCAACATTCCGGCTATGGGAATGAAAAAGAAAAACTGATAAATCAAGGTTTCATTGCGGGTGATCTTTTTTCTATGGGTGGTGACAAACACGAAAAAATATCCATACAGCAAACCGAGCAAGATGTAGTGGATGAACTTGAATGGTTCACTTCTATAGCTGTTGGTATCAGGGTTTACAGAGAAATAGAGAGGCAAGAAGGTGTTCATGATAAGTATGAGAAGTGTAAGAAGGCTTGCTTGCTGATAGTACCATCTATTGTGGACTCTCTTCCTGTCATGAAACATCCTGAAATCCACATAGGACATGAGCAATCCCCCGATGACTGGGCCGATCAGGTAGAGCAGGAAGTTGGTGGAGTATTCAAGGAAAAATGCACCAAAGAATTGCTGCCCATCAAAAATCCATGTCAGTGGTTCATCGATGATGGCGATACTGGTTGTTACCAAGGACCAATTGATGAGATGTTTGCTGAATGTCTTGATCCGTGATTTCTGCATGAATAGATAGAGGATCACCAAGATAGCGAAGGCAAATATGTTGATCTGGAACTGAATCAGATAGTTCATTACCGGCCCTCCCTAAAACAAACAGATGCTAACCATTTCTCCATCATACATCCATGCGTTATCGCTTGACGAACATTAAAGATCTGACAAAGTGTGAGCAACAAATTCTATCGGGAATAGTTCAAGCTATGCAATAGGCCAGGTGTCTGATTCTCTCTCTGTCATGGGGTAGGGGATGCCCCCATTTGCCCGAATCACCTTTATTTCCGGACGAAGCTTCACATGCTCCGGAAAGTCTTCCCAACTGCCACCCAGCCTTTTTAGAAGAAGGGTGGAGACTTCTCTCCCAATCTTTTCACAAGGTTGTGCAACTGCATAATGGCAGAGCTTGAGTAAGGGAGCATAGCTGAGATAGTCAAAACTTGCGAATACCAGTTGCTCCAGCTGATGAGGGGATAGCATCTCTATGGCTTGGATGGTTGCCCCTAGATGCAGGGAATCATTGGCAATGAAAAAGGCTTCTGGATAATCTACTTCAAGAAGTGCTTGCCTGAGGAGATACCGCCCAGAGGCCTGGGTCATTGCATCCTGATGATAGACAAATCGATTTTCGACTGTCAGACCCTGCTCTTTCATTGCCTCCAGATATGCGTACAATCGTTCATGTGCCGTATGGATACTGAGGTCTCCACCGATATACCCGATTCGCTTATATCCTTCATGCTTGAGCGCCTTGATCATCTGACGAACCCCATATCGGCTGTCGGTCTCCACGAAGTCAACCTTGAGTCCTTCGATACATCGGTCGACCATGACCAAAGGGATTCTTGACAGTGCGTTTGTCTGGAAGTGACGGCCATCTGCCCCTGCCGGCATCACCACAATCCCATCCACATTGCGTTCAATGAATATCTGGAGCTTTCGCTTCTCCTCTTCCACTGAATCGTTGGAAGAGGTGATGATCAATGAATATCCGTGCGGAGCCAGGCAGCGTTCCATTGCCTCGACAACTTCCATGAAAAAGATGTTGGAGAGTTCTGGAGCGATAATACCGATCGTCTTGGTATGCCGAAACTTGAGGGAACGTGCCACCTCATTACGGTTGTAGCCAAGCGTATCCATGGCGTCCAATACTTTTTTTTGTGTGTGTATGTTTACAGAATCCCCATGGTTGAGGACACGAGAAACTGTAGCAATAGACACATTCGCTGCTCTTGCAACATCTTTGATGGTAGGGGATGCCATGATGGTCTCCTCAGAAAAAGGGGTCAGCCGGTACAAATGCCGGTGACCCCCCAAACTTATGAGATGCAATCTCTGTTCAACGGTTCATCAATCGTAGATCAAACCCTTGATGTCTGCATCATCCATGTTCTGATAGTTGTAGAACTTTGCACCGGTGTCGACATCAGCAACAGGTTCACCCTTGTAGGCTTTGTATGCCAGTTCGACTGCTTTGTATCCAATCTGGTAGGGGTCTTGGGTAATGGAACCGAGGAAGTATTGCTGGCGAACCGCATTCTTCTGTGCAGCGCCTGCATCATACCCGATAACCACCACATCCTTGAATGCGGAATTGCTCTTCAAGGTTGCTCCATCGTTGGTTGCAGCAAGAAGACCCTTGACCGTTGCTTCATTGGAACAGAAGATTCCCAGAACATTGTCACTGGTCACCTTGTTCAGCATTGCCTGTGCTGCATTGGTTGCATCAGTCATGGCGGCAGAAGCGGGGACAATCATCTCAATAAAGACTTTTCTTCCCTTGGTTGGGCTGTCTGCAGCAATGTAGGCCGTGTTTCCAATTACTGCAATATCACTCTTTCCAAGTGAAGTGTTCTCGTCAATCAACTTGATCATGGTGTCTCTGAAGCCCTTTCCACGGCTAAGCAGCGATTCACCTGAAGCGTCCTGATTCATGACGACAATCTTGACGGGCTTGGCGATCGAAGCAGCTTCAATTTTGCCTTTGATCACTTCGAACATCTTCTGGGCAGCCATACCTGCTGCGGCATAGTTGTTGGTTGATGCATTTGCCCAGATTGAACCTTCTGGAGCTTCTGGTACGCCAGAGTCAAATCCGATGACAGGAATACCTTGGCTCTTGGCCTGCTGAAGCTGGTCAAGCACACTGCTGGTATTCAATGCTGCCAAGGCAATTGCCACAGGGTTCTTTGCCATTGCATTATTGAGCATCTCAACTTGGATTTGTACATCACTTTCTGAAGGAGGGCCTTCAAAGGTAATATCAACCCCATAATCTGCAGCAGCCGCATTGGCACCCAGTTTCACTTGCTGCCAGAAATCATGTTGTTCCCCTTTTGAAACAACAGCGATATAAGGCTTTTGCTCCTTTACTCCTTCCGCAAACAGAACAGTGGAAGTAAGCAACACTAGAACCATTAGAACGACTAAGGTCTTCTTCATACTAATCCTCCTGTTTTCTACCGGATCCAATAACCCGGATTTGCTATATACAACGGATGTATTCCGTTATCTCTTTACGAATGCCTTCTCTTTTTTGCGCAGCTCTGCTCTGTGTGTTTTTTCTTCCCGTCTCAGAGCACGATATTGTGCACGCATTTCCAGACGAAGCTCAGCAAGTTTCTTCTCTATCTCTGTTTTGGCTGCAGGATCAGCAGAGGACAATTCTGCCTTCAGTTGAGAGATCTTCAGCAGCATTTCCTCCTTGTACCTGTCAGACTCGGAGAGAATGCGAACCTCAGAAGATTTTTTCGTTCGATAGATATCGAGCATGACAGCGCCCAGAACAACTACACCAGTAAAGAACGTCTGGTATTGTGACTGTAGATCCATCGATGGCAATCCAGCGCGTAATACACTCATAATATACACACCAATCATTGTCCCGAAGACTGAACCTGCACCTCCACTAAGACTGGTTCCCCCGATAACGGTTCCTGCTATAGCATACAATTCAAAACCCTGGCCTTGGGCAGGCATAACGGTGGTGTAGACTGCAGCAAAGGCAATACCGCCGATACCGGCAAGGAAACCGCTGATCACATAGGCCATCATTTCCCATTTTGCGACATCAATACCGCTAAGACGTGCTGCTTCCTTGTTTGATCCAACGGCGAAAATATATCGCCCCATCTTTGTTCTGGTAAGAATGATATAAGCAATGAATGCTGTACCGAAGAGTACGATGGCACCGGTGGGGTAGGAGGTATTATCCTCCGCGATAAACTTGAATATTCCCTTGAACCAGCTATCTTCTGCCCCACGAGCCGGGAAGGTAGCACTGCGCACATTCGATACAATGGATCCGGTACCCAAGCTGATCATCATGGTACCGAGGGTTGCGATGAAAGGTGGCAACTTCAGTCGGCTTACCATGATGCCATTGAAAAGACCAAAGGATGTTGCAACCACAATGATGAGGATCAATGAAATCCACATTGGCCATCCCCATGTCTTGTATGCTGTTCCGCCGATGATTGTCGCTGCCATCATCACTGTACCACAAGAGAGATCAATTCCACCGGTAATGATGACAAAGGTAACCCCGATGGCCAGAAACCCAATATAATAGGAAGAGTCAAGGATGTTTACCAATGTCGTATAGGAGAAGAAGTTCCTGCCAAAGAGCGCAAAGAATGCGTAGATGATAACGAGAGCCAGTGGTGCAAGCAACTTTTGGAGATTCAATCCTTTCTTTTTTTTCAACTCAACCAAATCCTTCGTTTTCATCTAGGGTTACTCCTATCCATGTTGTGTAGCCAATTCCATGATCTTTTCCTGGGTTGCCTCTTCTATTGGAAGCATCCCAGTGAGTTTTCCTTCACACATTACCGCAATTCGGTCACTCATTCTCAGAATCTCATTCAGTTCACTGCTGATCATGATGATGGACTTGCCTTCCTTGACGAGTTCATTCATCAGGTGATAGATCTCACTCTTTGCCCCTACATCGATCCCCCGTGTTGGTTCATCGAAGATGAGGATGGAGCAGTTCTTGATCAGCCACTTTGCGATAACCACTTTCTGCTGGTTGCCCCCAGAAAGATTTTGTACGAGCTGGTCCAGTGAGGGTGTCTTTACATTGAGTTTCTCTACATTCTCTGCAGCAATCTGATGTAGTTTGGAGCGAGGAAGGAAGAGGTTGGGGCAGAGGTCTTCGTACGAAGCCATAATGGCATTGGATTCGACAGAGAGCTTGATCGCCAGACCAAAACGTTTTCGATCTTCTGATAGGTATCCAATGCCATTGAGTACAGCATCTTCTGGACTTTCAATGAGTGTCTTCTTTCCATTGATATAAATCGAACCAGAGGCTTTATCAGCACCAAAGAGAGCTCGCATCGTCTCAGTCCTACCCGCACCCATGAGTCCAGAAAATCCGAGAATCTCTCCCTTATGCAACTCGAATGAGATGTTCTGTACAAGTTTGCCCGCATTAAGATTCTCAACCTTCAGGACAACTGGTGCATTATCGGGAACATTGCTTTTTGCTTTAGGCTGTTCATAGATTACCCGTCCAACCATCATGTTGATCATCTCATCCTTGCTTAACTCCTTGGTCAGCTTGGTACCCACATATTCTCCGTCCCTGAGGACGGTAACGCGGTCGGTTATGATGCCGATTTCATCAAGACGGTGGCTGATGTAGATCATACCAACGCCTTTCTTTGCCAAATCTTTCATGATGGTAAACAAGTCCTTGATCTCTCTGTCGGTCAAGGCAGCAGTTGGTTCGTCAAAGATAAGAATCTTGAGATTATGGGAAACAGCCTTTGCAATCTCAACCATCTGTTGCTTGCCGACGGTAAGGTCCCGTACCTTTTCTTCTGGGTCTATGGACATATTCAGATGAGCAAACAACTCCCTGGCTCTCTTGTTTTGTGCTTTCTCATCCAAAAACAAGCCATGGTGTTTGGTAGCCTCACGCCCGATGTAGAGATTTTGTGCTACAGTGAGATGTTCCATCATATTCAGCTCTTGGTGCACGATTGCAATACCTGCATCCAATGCTTCCTTAGGGCCCTGTGGATTAAACAGCTTACCCATGTAATGGATTTCACCTGAGTCTTTTGGAAATATGCCAGTGAGGGCTTTCATCAATGTTGATTTGCCAGCCCCGTTTTCACCGACGATTGCATGAATTTCACCTTCATACAGATCGAAATCTACACCCTTGAGTGCATGTACACCGGCGAATCGCTTATCAATCGCTTTCATGGACAGGATTACGTTACTCACTCCGCATCTCCTTGTACAATTGTATTATTCGCACGACAATTCATATCTGTCAAGAAAATTCTGTAAACGTTTACAATATTGTAAGATATAGTACAAAACCTATACTATCAGTAACACCTTCATGTTTTTACTGAAAGGTACGCAAGGCTTCTTTTCCACAGAGATTCGGCCATAGCCCTATCGAGTGCGTGGGGAGCGGGAATTTCTTCAGTAGTGAAGTTGAAGAACCTTCCTGTAATTCCCTCCACATCAGCAGAGACACCCAGGTAGTACAACGCCTGGGCTGACAATTGGGGGGTTCTGGCTGAAGGATTGATCAGGTGATGCTTGAACCATTTATAGAGCTTCCCGTTATTTTCACCCATATTGGTCCTTACATCACCAGGGTGCATCGCATTGATCGTAACTCCACTATCCTTGAAGTGTTCGGTAAAGGGGAAAAGAGAGAGCAGCTGTGCAGTTTTTGCTGAGCCATAACTCTTCAGTCCACTATAGTGGTGCCTCTTCCAGTCTAGATCATCGAGATGCAAGCCTGAGAGTGCGAACCTGTGCCCTTCAGAATTGA
The sequence above is drawn from the uncultured Sphaerochaeta sp. genome and encodes:
- a CDS encoding LacI family DNA-binding transcriptional regulator; protein product: MASPTIKDVARAANVSIATVSRVLNHGDSVNIHTQKKVLDAMDTLGYNRNEVARSLKFRHTKTIGIIAPELSNIFFMEVVEAMERCLAPHGYSLIITSSNDSVEEEKRKLQIFIERNVDGIVVMPAGADGRHFQTNALSRIPLVMVDRCIEGLKVDFVETDSRYGVRQMIKALKHEGYKRIGYIGGDLSIHTAHERLYAYLEAMKEQGLTVENRFVYHQDAMTQASGRYLLRQALLEVDYPEAFFIANDSLHLGATIQAIEMLSPHQLEQLVFASFDYLSYAPLLKLCHYAVAQPCEKIGREVSTLLLKRLGGSWEDFPEHVKLRPEIKVIRANGGIPYPMTERESDTWPIA
- a CDS encoding ABC transporter substrate-binding protein codes for the protein MKKTLVVLMVLVLLTSTVLFAEGVKEQKPYIAVVSKGEQHDFWQQVKLGANAAAADYGVDITFEGPPSESDVQIQVEMLNNAMAKNPVAIALAALNTSSVLDQLQQAKSQGIPVIGFDSGVPEAPEGSIWANASTNNYAAAGMAAQKMFEVIKGKIEAASIAKPVKIVVMNQDASGESLLSRGKGFRDTMIKLIDENTSLGKSDIAVIGNTAYIAADSPTKGRKVFIEMIVPASAAMTDATNAAQAMLNKVTSDNVLGIFCSNEATVKGLLAATNDGATLKSNSAFKDVVVIGYDAGAAQKNAVRQQYFLGSITQDPYQIGYKAVELAYKAYKGEPVADVDTGAKFYNYQNMDDADIKGLIYD
- a CDS encoding ABC transporter permease, encoding MKTKDLVELKKKKGLNLQKLLAPLALVIIYAFFALFGRNFFSYTTLVNILDSSYYIGFLAIGVTFVIITGGIDLSCGTVMMAATIIGGTAYKTWGWPMWISLILIIVVATSFGLFNGIMVSRLKLPPFIATLGTMMISLGTGSIVSNVRSATFPARGAEDSWFKGIFKFIAEDNTSYPTGAIVLFGTAFIAYIILTRTKMGRYIFAVGSNKEAARLSGIDVAKWEMMAYVISGFLAGIGGIAFAAVYTTVMPAQGQGFELYAIAGTVIGGTSLSGGAGSVFGTMIGVYIMSVLRAGLPSMDLQSQYQTFFTGVVVLGAVMLDIYRTKKSSEVRILSESDRYKEEMLLKISQLKAELSSADPAAKTEIEKKLAELRLEMRAQYRALRREEKTHRAELRKKEKAFVKR
- a CDS encoding sugar ABC transporter ATP-binding protein; the protein is MSNVILSMKAIDKRFAGVHALKGVDFDLYEGEIHAIVGENGAGKSTLMKALTGIFPKDSGEIHYMGKLFNPQGPKEALDAGIAIVHQELNMMEHLTVAQNLYIGREATKHHGLFLDEKAQNKRARELFAHLNMSIDPEEKVRDLTVGKQQMVEIAKAVSHNLKILIFDEPTAALTDREIKDLFTIMKDLAKKGVGMIYISHRLDEIGIITDRVTVLRDGEYVGTKLTKELSKDEMINMMVGRVIYEQPKAKSNVPDNAPVVLKVENLNAGKLVQNISFELHKGEILGFSGLMGAGRTETMRALFGADKASGSIYINGKKTLIESPEDAVLNGIGYLSEDRKRFGLAIKLSVESNAIMASYEDLCPNLFLPRSKLHQIAAENVEKLNVKTPSLDQLVQNLSGGNQQKVVIAKWLIKNCSILIFDEPTRGIDVGAKSEIYHLMNELVKEGKSIIMISSELNEILRMSDRIAVMCEGKLTGMLPIEEATQEKIMELATQHG